tgattttgtcgcgaggttttgacctctatatgagacttttttcaaagactgcattcatttttaaaataaccataacctttattttatcgataaaggtttaaaaagcattacgtagattatcaaataatgataatctaaaatataccgtttacatacgaccattacataatggtttacaataagaacatattacatcaaaaataagtttcttgaatgcagtttttacataatatcatacaagcatggactccaaatcttgtccttattttagtatgcaacaacggaagctcttaataatcacctgagaataaacatgcttaaaacgtcaacaaaaatgttggtgagttatcagtttatcctatatattatcaaatcataataatagaccacaagatttcatatttcaatatacatcccatacatagagataaaattcattcatatggtgaacacctgttaactgacattaacaagatgcattttagaatatcccctatcattccgagaaatccttcggacatgataaaaacgaattcgaagtactaaagcatccggtactttggatggggttcgttaggcccaatagatctatctttaggattcgcgtcaattagtagatcggtttactaattcttaggttaccaagcaaaaggggcatattcggcttcgatcattcacccatataatgtagtttcaattacttgtgtctatttcgtaaaacatttataaaactgcatgtattctcatcccaaaatattagattttaaaagtgggactataactcactttcacagatttttacttcgtcggaaaataagacttggccactggtcgattcacgaacctataacaaatatgtacatatatatcaaagtatgttcaaaatatatttacaacacttttaatacattttgatgttttaaatttattaagtcagctgttctcgttagtaacctacaactagttgtcccaagttagatgtacagaaaaaaatgatatatattatcttgaatcaatccacgacccagtgtatacacgtcacaggctagatcacaactcaaagtatatatatatttggaatcaacctcaaccctgtatagctaacttccacattactgcatatagagtgtctatggttgttccaaataatatatacacatgggtcgatatgatatgtcaaaatatttacatacgtgtctatggtatcccaagattacataatatattagaatacatatataatacaatataagttagctaggatataattaatatagatttgttaccaatttttacgtagctacaacaagaaaaaattatccaatcttgttttacccataacttcttcattttaaatccgatttaagtgaatcaaattgctatggtttcatattgaactctattttatgaatctaaatataaaaagtataggtttagagtcgaaaatataagttacaagtcatttttgtaaaggtagtcatttcagtcgaaagaacgacgtctagatgaccattttagaaaacatacttccactttgagtttaaccctgatttttggatatagtttcatgttcataataaatatcattttcccagaagaacaacttttaaatcaaagtttaacatagtttttaattaactaacccaaaacagcccgcggtgttactacgacggcgtatatccggttttacggtatttttcgtgttttccagttttaaatcattaagttagcatatcatatagatatataacatatgtttatttgattttaaaagtcaagttagaaggattaacttttatttgcgaacaagtttagaattaactaaactatgttctagtgattacatgttcaaaccttcgaataagatagcattatatgtatgaatcgaatgatgttatggacatcattactacctcaagttttctggataaagctactggaaatgataaaaatagatctagcttcaaaggatcttggatggcttgaaagttcttgaaatagaatcatgacacgaaaacaagttcaagtaaaattttcactcgaaataagattgttatagttatagaagttgaatcaaagtttgaatatgagtattaccttgtattagaaagatatcttactgtaaataagaaagatttcttgaggttggatgatcactctacaagattggaagtaagctagcaaacttggaagtattcttgattttatgaaactagaacttgtagaatttatgaagaacacttagaacttgaagatagaacttgagagagatcaattagatgaataaaattgaagaatgaaagtgtttataggtgtttttggtcgttggtatatggattagatataaaggatatgtaattttgttttcatgtaaataagtcatgaatgattactcatatttttgtaattttatgagatatttcatgctagttgtcaaatgatggttcccacatgtgttaggtgactcacatgggctgctaagagctgatcattggagtgtatataccaatagtacatacatctaaaagctgtgtattgtacgagtacgaatacgggtgcatacgagtagaattgttgatgaaactgaacgaggatgtaattgtaagcatttttttttaactagaagtattttgataagtgtcttgaagtctttaaaaagtgtatgaatacatattaaaacactacatgtatatacattttaactgagtcgttaagtcatcgttagtcgttacatgtaagtgttgttttgaaacctttaggttaacgatcttgttaaatgttgttaacccattgtttattaaatcaaatgagatgttaaattattacattatcatgatatcatgatgtattaatatatcttaatatgatatatatacattaaatgtcgttacaacaataatcgttacatatatgtctcgtttcaaaatcattaagttagtagtcttgtttttacatatgtagttcattgttaatatacttaatgatatgttacttatcataatatcatgttaactatatatatgtccatatatatgtcatcatatagtttttacaagttttaacgttcgtgaatcaccggtcaacttgggtggtcaattgtctatatgaaacctatttcaattaatcaagtcttaacaagtttgattgcttaacatgttggaaacacttaatcatgtaagtataaatttcatttaatatatataaacatggaaaagttcgggtcactacaggcatGGCCGTTGGGGTGTATTGAACTCGAATTGGAATTAGCAGATGATAATGATCCCTCTCGCTCTTGAGTTGTGCCCATTGAATTTTGCATGGTACGCTCTTACTCTTGTTACAATGCACTTTTAGGAAGAGTTACTTTGCAGAAGTTTAGCGCGGTGCCTTCAACAGTTCATGGTATGATAAAATTTCCTACCAAGCAAGGAATAGCAATCATCCGGACAGAGTCTGAAAGGGCGCTTTGTGCATCCATCACGCCACCAAAATTGCTTCCTACCATTGATGAACAAATGTGAAGCTGCACTATTATTGTCAATCCAAAGCACCCAGACAAGCGAATTCAGATTGGGGGCAACTTATCCAACGACGTCAAAGTCAAGTTGCGGAATATGCTGATAACCAATATGGTTGTTTTTGCATGGAGTGAATAGGACATGACGGGAGTACCTCACGAAATAGCAGAGCACAAGTTATATGCTAGCCCAAGTTTAACTCCGGTGCGATAAAAGAAAAGGCCTATGGCCCCAGAAAGAAGAGAATGGCAGCGAATGGAGGTGGAAAAGCTAGTGAATGCGAACATACTTAGGGAGGTGCACTATCAAACTTGGGTAGCAAATCCCATCTTACTCAAAAAGGCTGATGGTTCATGACGCACGTGCGTTGATTTCAAGGATATTAACAAAGCGTGTCCCAAAGACAACTATCCTCTTCCGAAGATAGATTGGAAAGTTGAATCATTATCTGGGTCCAGATTTAAATGTTTCTTGGATGTGTACAAGGGGTACCATTAGATTCAGATGGCGAAGAGGACAAGACCGCGTTCCATACAGATCAAGGGATCTATTGTTACACAAAAATGCCCTTTGGACTGAAAAACGCGGGCCCAACCTATCAGCGAGTGGTCGATGCTGCGTTTAAAGACTAAATCGGTAGGAACCTTGAAGCTTATGTTGACAATTTGGTTATCAAAAGAAATACGGAAGTGCAACTGCTGGATGACATACTTGAAACGTTCAAATCCCTGCGCaaaatcaacatgaagcttaagttCACAAAGTGTAGTTTTAGGGAAGAAGTGGGAAAATTCCTGGGGCACATAGTAACCCCAAGAGGAATTCGTGCAAATCCTAATAAAATTGAAGCGGTGGAACAGATGCAGTCACCAAAATCCAGAAAAGATGCACTAACATGCTTCTTGTTAAAAGAAGCAGAGAGGTCTTTGCCATTCTTCCATACTTTAAAGAACTTATTGAAAAAGTCAGACTTCAAGTGGACAGAGGAGGCCGAGAAAGCTTTTCTAGAAATGAAGGCGCTTTTGAAAGAATTGCCTACTTTAACCGCGCCAGAGGTAGGAGAAACATTAATGCTGTATCTTACGACTTCGAAAGAAGCCATAAGCTCTGTTCTTGTCACAGATATGGGGCAGGTATGTATCATGCTTTGTTTATTTTTTATAAGCATAGAAAGTTATATGTTTATGTGTATGTGCAACCCATTCTCTAAAACGCGGGTACAGATGCATGTATACTTTGTCAGTAAGGCGCTTAGTGGTAGTGAGGTTAATTAAACTACAATGGAAAAGCTGGTATACGCGCTTGTGCACACAGCTCGTAGGTTGCGTCGATATTTCCAAGCGCATCCTATAATGGTATTGACTGACCAACCAATAAGACAGGTACAGGTCGCGGAACGAGCTACCTATGTATAACTCAATCTTATAAGTCACTTTTAGCCTGCATGGATTAGATGCGACATACTGACAATGATTGTATCATCACAGGTGCTGTACAAACCTGACGTTTCGGGGCGATTGGCTAAATTAGGCATAGAATTGGGGGAGCACGAAATAAACTTCTCTCCGTGAACAGCTGCCAAAGGATAGATATTGGCAGATTACTTGGCTGAAACTACAGTCGAGATAGAAGCGTCAAAGGAGAGTATCACAACCGAACCACTGGAAAGTCAACCTTGGGAATTGTATGGGTGGCTGCTCTAGCCTTTGATCACTTGCGCATAAATGTATGGGTGGAATAACTAACGCAAAAATCTATTGATGAGAAATCCACCGTCGCGCCTATCGAGGAGGAAAGCCCAAACTGGATGACACCCATAACTAAGTTTTTAATAGAAGGAATGCTCCCTACAGACGAAAAGGAAGCGAGAAAGGTACGCATGAAAGCGCCCATGTACACTTTGGTGGATGGAGCTCTTTACAGAAAGTCGTTCCTTGGGCCAAGCATGCTATGTATTGGTCCAAATCAAGCGTAAGAAGTGCTCAGAGAGATTCATGAAGGGTATTGCGCTCTGCACTCCGGCTATAGTAGCCGCAAAGGTTATGCGCATTGGGTATTACTGGCCCACCATTCACGAAGATGCATCTGAGGTCGTGAGAACATGTCAATCATGTCAACAGCACGTGCCCATCAGCAGAGCACCGCAACATCCTATGATACTAATAGGGTGgcttggccattctgcaaatggtccATCGACATTGTCGGCCCTATTACCGCGTGCTCAGGTACgcgtggaataatttatatgaataATACTTTGCTAACTATGCGCTTTCATAGTATTAATGCAATAATTGTTTACTCAGGGGGAATCAAATTCTTAGTGGTAGCAATTGATTACTTCACTAAATGGGTGGAGGCGAAGGCATTAGTAACAATTACTAGCAGGAGCATTCGCAACTTCTTTTGGGAAGATATTGTGTGCAGGTTTGGTATTCCCAATGAAATCGTCAACAATAATGGAACCCAGTTAGAAGGAGAACCATTCCGGTCCTGGTGCCAAGACCTGAATATTAAGCAATCTTTCACATCGGTCGCACACCCAGGCAAATGGGTAATGTGAAGTAACAAAACTGGGATATTGTAAAGGGGATAAAGGTATGCTTGGGCTTATATGGAAATTAATGGGTCGATGAACTCCCAAGTGTATTATGGGCGCATCGAACTACTCATAAGAATAGCACAGGTAAAACTACTTTCAGCTTAGTTTATGGGACTGAAGCTATTATCCCTGCGGAAATATTGGTGCCCAGGAAGAGAGTTCAAAGCTATGATGAGTCAAGCAATGGTGAAGGCTTGCGCGCTAACATAGACATGCTAGAGGAGCGCAGAGAAATTGTAGCTATACGAGAAGCCATGAACAAGCAGAAAATCTCCAAGTATTATGATAAGCGCGTCAAGCCATTGTTATTTATAGTGGGAGAGTATGTGTGGCGCAATAATGAGGCAAGCCGAGCAGAGGATATTGGAAAGCTTGGGCCTAATTGGGAATGCCCCTATGAAATAATTGGCACAAGTGCTACAAGATCTTATATCCTAGCTGAAGTAACTGGAAGACGAGTACCTCGTACTTGGCATGCAACCAATCTGAAAAGATGCTATATATAATTGTCAGGCTGCAACACACGGGATTTATCAACCCGCACTTTGAGCACTTACATTTTCCAGTATACTTAAAATGTTGCTTTATTTCCAAAGACAATTAGTATTTCTTTTTGGTTTAATGGTTTGTCATTTGGTTATgacttttagattttatttattttgtcattaataaatttaatttttgtATGGAAACATTTGGTTATGTTTCAACGCACATTTTGATAGCAGTTACGTCCATCCTGCCTTTTAAGGGTTGATCTCTAGCTCCCGCGTGGCAGAAGCctatttggttacaaggctagatttTAGGGTGGGTAATAGGCTTTGGTTTTTCTAGACCAACACACTCTCGCAGACTAGAATActacaagtcatgactataaatgaCAAGCATTGGGGTTGCTTGCTCACTAACGTAAGTGTTGGGTCACTTGGAAGACTCTAAGTACTTTACTTAGTAATGAAATGAAAAGCACTTGCTATGTCCACAATAGTTGGTTAGCATTATTAAACTTTGATAATAAACAAAGTATACATTTGTTTGTATGCATCACAACTACAATATTTGATAAGAGTAATGAAGACTTGAAACAATAAAGTTAGCAAAAGAAATTTCATTAATGTTGCAATAGTACCAAAAGAAAACATTAAAAAGTACTAAGGGCACGCAGGCCCAATATGTAAAATATGGCACACAGGCCTAAGCTTTAATGATTTGCACGCAGGACCaaaaataaaaaagaaagaaagaaaggaaaATCTAAACTACCTGGCATTATTTGGAACACTGCCCTACACTAATGGGAATGATCCTTCAAAGTTTGACCTATATGTGGTCTTGTACTGAAAGGCGGGGAGCACATCCTTATTACAGGTAGCACCTATAACCGAGCATGCTCCCTGCAGATGTACCCCCCAAAGTGCAGGCGTACAGGGCTGAAGATGTTATATGCCTATGGCTCACCTATACACCTGTCACTTCAAAAAACTACTATGCGCCTCACAAAGCACGCCATAGCAGTGCCCGAGCCCTCTGGCTCACCTCCTTACATCACGAGCTCTAATAAATCCTGCACTGAGGTCGCATGGTTAACACTTTCTTGAATCAAGGATTGAATTTAAATGTTCTCCATCACACGACTGGACTCGAGTGCCTTGGCTAAAGAATCACTCTCAAGCTAATCAGCAACAACTTTGGGCAAATCTGTTGGAACCTCTATGTTGTCTGAAATGAGCTTCCAAAAGTTTACCCGCTCCAATGCTTTGATGGCCCTGATTGCGTCTGAGTAAATTTTGCCAACGGTGGAAAAGCTGAGAACCTTTGATGCAATTTGCGAAAGAGCAGCTTTCAGTGCGGCGAAGTTGTTTAACGTTGAATCACGACCAGCGGCCACCCGATCAAGGTGCGCGGAGATGTCCTGTTTTTCAAAGGTTAAAAAATCAAGGTTGGAATTAGCAGTAGCAATTTCCTCCTTGAGCAAATTTTTTTCCTCTACCAGATCAGCTTGTGCATTTAGAAGCTCAACCTTTTCCTTCTTTAACACTTCAACAGTGGCCTCCACTGTTTTCAATGCTTCATCGGCAACTTTAAGCTTCGACTCTAGGGCAATCAACCTCATCTATAACTGCCCAGATAGATTCACCTCTGCCTTATGAGAACGCTCACTTTTTAAACGATCACAATCCCTTACCCATGTCAGAAACGATAGCTGTGTATCAAAGCATGCCTTTTGATCTGGCGTCATCTTCTTTAACTCACGCCTTATGTCAGCATGAGCACATCCTTGCATATACATGTGCTGTTCTGATGCAGCATGCTTCAAAACATTTAGAATCGCTTCCAAGTTATCAATGCGAATGGGTGCATAAGGGTTGTTGTTCAGTTTGGGACCTGAGACAGAAGTAATCGAGGGACCAGTAGTAGGAGGAGTTGCAGGATTGGTTGGAAAGGGCGTAATAATAGCAATTTGGACTGGATTAGAACATGTTGCGGGCATCCAGGTAGTTGATTCAAGGGGCGCAGATGTTGCTGAGGGCGCAGGTGTGGGCATGGGCGCATTGATGGCAGGCTGGACAAGAGTCACTATTGGGGCTGCATCTTCCTCAAGGTTCACAACTGGAAATACAGAAACGTATATGTTAGTTTCTAAACAAGCAATGAAGGTATGATATAATGAAATCTGTACGCTATACAATGTTATACCTTAGGAGGATGGGGCATCGGACTTCTTCTTCTTCACTGGAGGATTTAAACGCACGGAGCTTCTGCGCTTGAGTGGCTATTCATCTTCCTCAACCAGAGCGTTTAAATCATCTACGACATTGACTGGAACATCTTCATTAGCAACTTCCTTTTTCAtagaataacccttcaaactttcTTCAACCATAACCTGGTAAAGATTTATCTCTGCAAACAATGACATACGATGGTTAGCATACTCTCTATCTAAAGGTAAATGATGCGTAATTATTTCAAAGATAAAATTATGCCCCTTTCGTTAAGCAAAATGACTAGACGGAATCCACTGTATTTCCAGTAGGAAGAGATTCCGGCCAAGTAAAGAACTTCGTTTGGGTAAACCCGAATGCTTAGTTTCTTACCGGGATAGAGGTTAAACTGTTCCTGTTCCAGCGGTGTCATTGAGGGGGGGGGAGGCAATTTAAAGCAGTGTTAGCACCAGAATGCCATTGAAGAAAGTTAGCGAATTGTTGAGGAACGAATTTGTTATCGACATAGTAAAAAGAATCTATCTAGGAGGTATTTAAACCCTTCTTCAAACCAGATGTAAAAGCTGCCCGATCGGTGAAACTGTACCAATCGTGCTCATTAACTTGGTAACGGAAAATGTTTTTGAAGATGTTAATCGACAGTTCCTGGTTGTTCGCCCTACACCACATCTCAAATAACGATAGACGAGCAGCAGTATAGGGATGTAATTGCCCCAGACCAATGTTATACGATGACAAAACCGCCATGAAAAAGTTAGTCGAAGGAATGCGAGTGTTTCTGACTTCTAGGGTTACATCGTAGACTCCAACCATGTTGGTTGG
This genomic stretch from Rutidosis leptorrhynchoides isolate AG116_Rl617_1_P2 chromosome 11, CSIRO_AGI_Rlap_v1, whole genome shotgun sequence harbors:
- the LOC139874994 gene encoding uncharacterized mitochondrial protein AtMg00860-like, with the translated sequence MKLKFTKCSFREEVGKFLGHIVTPRGIRANPNKIEAVEQMQSPKSRKDALTCFLLKEAERSLPFFHTLKNLLKKSDFKWTEEAEKAFLEMKALLKELPTLTAPEVGETLMLYLTTSKEAISSVLVTDMGQMHVYFVSKALSGSEVN